CAGTAATCGTAGGCCATGATGACGCTTCAAGCTCAAGCTTCCTCTTCCTTCACCATTGGCATTTCGTCATTCACGTCCCCTCTCGGGCGCTCCCGTCACCGTTTTGTCGTTCGAGCCCAAGGTAACCAATACCGcctcgtttatttatttatttattttaaatttttgattaaTTGCTTAACCTAATGGCCATGCTTTGAATCTAATTTACACTGATTTGGAAGTTCTTGTATTAAAATTCCACTTCATCTTCGAGcttatttattgatatttaattcaatttttagagtagataggtttttttttagtgtgtAATGTTCAACACAAGaagttttcaatgttaaattgtTGATGGAaaacgggaaaaaaaaaaaaaaaaaaaaggaaagggaaatgTTATATTATTAAGGGAATTTGAATTGGTGGTTGTTTCAGTGGAACCTTCGGAGAAGTCGGTGGAGATAATGAGGAAGTTCTCCGAGCAGTATGCGCGGAAGTCGGGGACGTACTTCTGTGTCGACAAGGGAGTGACTTCTGTTGTTATCAAGGTATGTGTCGCAACTGGATCGAATTTGCCGTGCTATTATGAAGATTGATATTGTTAGAATGTTagataaatgattaaatttatcatttcttatttaCTTAAGT
This window of the Corylus avellana chromosome ca5, CavTom2PMs-1.0 genome carries:
- the LOC132182200 gene encoding ferredoxin-thioredoxin reductase catalytic chain, chloroplastic-like; translated protein: MMTLQAQASSSFTIGISSFTSPLGRSRHRFVVRAQVEPSEKSVEIMRKFSEQYARKSGTYFCVDKGVTSVVIKGLADHKDSLGAPLCPCRHYDDKPAEAGQGFWNCPCVPMRERKECHCMLFLTPDNDFAGKE